The genomic region ACCCGACAAGGAAATCGATATCGCTTCCCTCATGGGCTTCATGCCGGGCTACGGAGCCGAAAATACGGATATCTTTTATCCCGAACCGGGCTGCAAGTACGAAGATCTTATCCCGGTTTGCCGCGATCCGTTTGTAGTGATCCATGTCTTTGTTCCTGGTACCAGTTAGGTATACCGGGGGGATTATTAATGCATTGACCCGGGAATTCGGTTAAGCCGGGTATCCCCGCATTAATGACACCCGGATTTATTTTTCTAAATTGAGAGGGGTCGGAAATGAAAAAAATCCCGGGTCCTGCCCGGAGGAGATACGAGCGATCGGTTTTTAATACGATAGTACTGTACCGGGATTTTCACCACGATCCATTACCTGGTTCGCCTTTCACTTCCTCGTTCATCGGGTCCGTGCCGGGGCTCTTTGGATCTTTTTATCATTGCGCCGTGGCAATGCCAAGACGATGGTGGCGTGGAGTGGCGGGAAGTATGCGTGCTCCCTTGATACCGGGTGGTATCTTTTTGTTGTACGGGTTGTTTTTGCGGGGTTTTCCGGGTACCGGGTGGATTGGATGCGGCGGGATCTTACCGGGGAGTAATGCCTGTAATTTTATTTTCACTGGGAGGTTACGCTCAACGGGGCTTCGCCCCACAGCCAGCGTGGGCTTGCCCCGGAGGGAAAAACTCATAATTTTCGAATTTTCTCTGACTGAAGGTAAACATTGTGTCATAGAATGATCGGGTTTGTACAGGAAAACGCAAAACCTGGTGTCTTAATCTCTCTTCAATCCAATCTCCCTACAAGGCACATCCCATGAAACCGCTCTCTCATGGTATCTACGAACAGCTGATCAACACCCATCTCGAAGAAAAACTTCGGGAACAGGGAATAACGATAAGCAAGGAAACCCTGAAAAATTTTGATTCATCCGTTCTTCTCTCCCAGTACCTCGGCCCGGTCCTGAAAAAATCTCTCGGATTCCTGGAGGATTCCGAAGGCTCAACCGCAGAACAGATCGCATGCTGTAATGAGATCATCCGGCTCCTCGCGACTATCACGGAACAGGAATGTCTCAGCGAGTGTACAATCCCAGGTGAAGGAGAAATTATCTTTTCGGTCGGCAACGAAAAAGGGCCCGCATCACGGCCCGTCACCCCCCTTGCGCAGAGCAGCCTGTTTACCGGCTCCGCTCTCGAACCCAGCCTGATACAGGAGCTCAAGGCAGAGATCCTCTCGGCCGACCGGATCGACCT from Methanoregula sp. harbors:
- a CDS encoding nucleotidyltransferase family protein encodes the protein MDHYKRIAANRDKIFVLAARFGIKDIRIFGSVARHEAHEGSDIDFLVGFPPGTSLLTHAAFQRELADLIGCDVDVASVNGLKEQIRHAVIQEAVPL